The following are encoded in a window of Haloarcula halophila genomic DNA:
- the urtB gene encoding urea ABC transporter, permease protein UrtB — MVNGLNLLFQFLDSFAFIVLAAAGLAIIFGIMGVINLAHGEFIMVGAYATTLANIRLGLPLPAAMLAGVVVSAVFGLVVERVIISGWLPNLISQLAVGRDVIEPLYDRLADSMVATWGLSLIMVQGVRITLGNSLDQIGTPLGNIAYGGFSYSTYRVLLAGVALAVLAVTYYVFTRTEYGMRARATIQDEDTARAMGVDTERTYMTTFAFGSALAGLTGALYAPTITMVPGLGSSFLVEAFVAVVVGGPSVVLGTTLAGGLLGMINAVFSNLIGTFFGRIMLLLTAIVMIRFLPEGITGYVERLRERRQEGA; from the coding sequence ATGGTCAACGGCCTGAACCTCCTGTTCCAGTTCCTCGATAGCTTTGCGTTCATCGTGCTGGCAGCCGCGGGGTTGGCCATCATCTTCGGCATCATGGGCGTCATCAATCTCGCACACGGCGAGTTCATCATGGTCGGGGCGTACGCGACGACCCTGGCGAACATCCGCCTCGGACTGCCGCTGCCGGCCGCGATGCTCGCTGGGGTCGTCGTCTCGGCGGTGTTCGGCCTGGTCGTCGAACGGGTCATCATCTCCGGGTGGCTCCCGAACCTGATCAGCCAACTCGCCGTCGGACGCGACGTCATCGAACCGCTGTACGACCGACTCGCGGACTCGATGGTCGCGACCTGGGGGCTCTCGCTCATCATGGTCCAGGGTGTACGCATCACGCTGGGCAACTCGCTGGACCAGATCGGGACGCCGCTGGGTAACATCGCCTACGGCGGCTTCTCGTACTCGACGTATCGGGTCCTGCTTGCCGGCGTCGCGCTGGCTGTCCTGGCGGTCACGTACTACGTGTTCACCCGGACCGAGTATGGGATGCGCGCCCGGGCGACCATCCAGGACGAGGACACGGCCCGCGCGATGGGTGTCGACACCGAGCGGACCTACATGACCACGTTCGCCTTCGGGTCGGCCCTGGCGGGACTAACCGGTGCGCTGTACGCGCCGACGATCACGATGGTCCCAGGCCTAGGGAGTTCGTTCCTCGTCGAGGCGTTCGTCGCCGTCGTCGTCGGCGGCCCCAGCGTCGTGCTGGGGACGACCCTCGCGGGCGGCCTGCTGGGAATGATCAACGCCGTCTTCTCGAACCTCATCGGGACGTTCTTCGGACGGATCATGCTGCTGTTGACCGCGATCGTGATGATCCGGTTCCTCCCGGAGGGCATCACGGGCTACGTCGAGCGCCTGCGTGAACGGCGCCAGGAGGGCGCGTAG
- a CDS encoding DHH family phosphoesterase, with translation MADVNELQSLLGASEELTIVCHNNPDPDCLASALALGRLAASAGIDERRILYSGDITHQQNRAFVNLLDVELKSFDQGLIVDRPEGSLLAFVDHSIPGANNAVPEGTAVDIVIDHHQAEDVTGRYVDHREDVGATATILTEYVRDTGHDIDATLATALLFAIRRETLGFLRGVTTAEYEAAGFLHAHADDALLNKLSTPSISGATVDAIADAIDNRSVNGSVLITHVGRTSERDALPQAADYLATLEGVQTAIVFGIVEDTIQMSGRSTDARINIGTVLDSAFSDVGSAGGHREMAGGEIPLGIFADYTTDEDQLVTIVEQVVRARLLAELKLDGKGDTEDA, from the coding sequence ATGGCCGATGTCAACGAGCTCCAGTCGCTGCTCGGGGCGAGCGAGGAACTGACGATCGTCTGCCACAACAACCCGGACCCCGATTGTCTGGCCAGCGCGCTCGCCCTGGGCCGGCTCGCGGCGTCGGCGGGCATCGACGAGCGCCGAATCCTCTACAGCGGCGATATCACCCACCAGCAAAACAGGGCCTTCGTCAACCTCCTCGACGTGGAGCTGAAGTCGTTCGACCAAGGACTGATCGTCGACCGACCCGAGGGATCGCTGCTCGCCTTCGTCGATCATTCGATCCCGGGCGCGAACAACGCGGTGCCCGAGGGAACTGCGGTCGACATCGTCATCGACCACCACCAGGCGGAGGACGTCACGGGCCGATACGTCGACCATCGGGAGGACGTGGGTGCGACGGCGACGATCCTCACGGAGTACGTCCGGGATACCGGACACGATATCGACGCGACATTGGCGACGGCACTGCTGTTTGCCATCCGCCGGGAGACGTTGGGGTTCCTCCGCGGGGTCACGACCGCCGAGTACGAGGCCGCCGGGTTCCTGCACGCACACGCCGACGACGCACTTCTGAACAAACTCTCGACGCCGTCGATCAGCGGGGCGACCGTCGACGCGATCGCCGACGCGATCGACAACCGGTCGGTCAACGGATCGGTGTTGATCACTCACGTCGGGCGGACGAGTGAGCGCGACGCGCTCCCACAGGCTGCGGACTACCTCGCCACGCTGGAGGGCGTCCAGACGGCAATCGTCTTCGGGATCGTCGAGGATACGATCCAGATGAGCGGCCGGTCGACGGACGCACGGATCAACATCGGGACGGTGCTCGACTCGGCGTTCAGTGATGTCGGCAGTGCGGGGGGCCACCGGGAGATGGCCGGGGGCGAGATCCCGCTCGGTATCTTCGCGGACTACACGACGGACGAGGACCAGTTGGTCACGATCGTCGAACAGGTGGTCCGTGCCCGACTCCTCGCGGAGTTGAAACTGGACGGCAAGGGCGATACGGAGGACGCGTAA
- a CDS encoding sodium:solute symporter family protein, whose translation MSVVIYGLAATIIAMMAIGFYVAKKVNGDSINYIVAGRGLILPLAAATLMAQSLDSNATLGNTDLTANFGFWAGASLPVGLALCLFITGLFFAKPMNRLNLTTLPDFFRRKYGRTVEIVASFIMSIAYAFLLAGNLVAGGFLFQIFVGTSFQVGVFIIAGLVLAYTVAGGLFSVAYTDVIQAGIAFVGSMALIVYIATNYGFTIPTGMGPTNLGQLTDPSQGAYVNLATIVALGLGDIVAIDFMERVFAAKDPETARKACFIGAAGTLVIGVPFSIVALSANPILSSLGVEAGNQAVLYALLQNAVPPWLAALVLAGIVAASFSTSDGAILGTSAVMARNVVGIRVEEGTDDGPATVADGGEEGLLGTESDKLLTVTRLMSVPITLLGVFFAIRVSATGMLLVLAFDIMLAGALVPLVMGLYWSEISTTPAALSSMLAGSGTRLVLFVLVPTTYAYENTLLYIQNDIFTSAFDGLPTFIAAVVSLGTFLVVAYLTKDDYPIHSLEPQETPNIVAGGEED comes from the coding sequence GTGAGCGTCGTTATCTACGGTCTCGCCGCCACGATCATCGCGATGATGGCGATCGGATTCTACGTCGCCAAGAAGGTCAACGGCGACAGCATTAACTACATCGTCGCCGGGCGGGGACTCATCCTCCCGCTGGCCGCGGCGACCTTGATGGCCCAGTCGCTGGACTCGAACGCGACGCTTGGTAACACTGATCTCACGGCGAACTTCGGTTTCTGGGCCGGCGCGTCGCTACCCGTCGGCCTGGCGTTGTGTCTGTTCATCACCGGACTGTTCTTCGCGAAACCGATGAACCGGCTGAATCTCACGACGCTGCCGGACTTCTTCCGCCGGAAGTACGGCCGCACCGTCGAGATCGTCGCCAGTTTCATCATGTCGATCGCCTACGCGTTCCTCTTGGCGGGGAACCTGGTCGCCGGCGGCTTCCTCTTCCAGATCTTCGTCGGGACGAGCTTCCAAGTCGGCGTATTCATCATCGCCGGACTCGTGCTGGCGTACACCGTCGCCGGCGGCCTGTTCTCGGTCGCCTACACCGACGTGATACAGGCCGGAATCGCCTTCGTCGGCTCCATGGCGCTGATCGTCTACATCGCGACGAACTACGGGTTCACAATCCCAACCGGGATGGGACCGACGAACCTGGGACAGCTCACTGACCCGAGTCAGGGGGCGTACGTCAACCTCGCGACCATCGTCGCCCTCGGGCTCGGCGACATCGTCGCGATCGACTTCATGGAACGCGTGTTCGCAGCCAAGGACCCCGAGACCGCCCGGAAAGCGTGTTTCATCGGGGCTGCCGGCACGCTCGTCATCGGCGTCCCGTTCTCTATCGTCGCACTATCCGCGAATCCGATTCTCTCCTCGCTCGGCGTCGAAGCCGGTAACCAGGCCGTGCTGTACGCGCTGTTACAAAACGCCGTGCCGCCGTGGCTCGCCGCGCTCGTCCTCGCCGGCATCGTCGCGGCCTCGTTCTCAACGAGCGACGGCGCGATACTGGGGACCTCGGCAGTCATGGCCCGGAACGTCGTCGGAATCCGCGTCGAGGAAGGCACCGACGACGGCCCGGCCACTGTCGCCGACGGCGGTGAGGAGGGGCTCCTTGGAACCGAGAGCGACAAGCTGCTCACTGTTACGCGCCTGATGTCCGTCCCGATCACCCTGCTGGGCGTGTTCTTCGCGATACGGGTGTCCGCGACCGGAATGTTGCTCGTGCTGGCGTTCGACATCATGCTCGCCGGGGCGCTCGTCCCACTGGTGATGGGGCTGTACTGGTCCGAAATCTCGACCACGCCCGCGGCACTCAGTTCGATGCTTGCCGGTTCCGGGACCCGCCTCGTCCTCTTCGTACTGGTGCCGACGACGTACGCCTACGAGAACACGCTCCTGTACATCCAAAACGACATCTTCACCTCGGCGTTCGATGGCCTGCCGACGTTCATCGCCGCCGTGGTGAGCCTCGGGACCTTCCTCGTGGTCGCCTACCTCACCAAGGACGACTACCCGATCCACAGCCTGGAACCCCAGGAGACCCCCAACATCGTGGCCGGCGGCGAAGAGGACTGA
- a CDS encoding AbrB/MazE/SpoVT family DNA-binding domain-containing protein: protein MKRKVQQLGSSTLAVTVPAEWARYHDIEKGDEIIVQRDENGGSLLLVPEQPTIEDTEATIDADTLTDEALERAVVTQYVLGRQLIRIESTTPLSIDHQDAIRRAERRLMGLGVVEQGDSHVMVRCSVAPGDFDLPTLLGRLSRTEAMMRTEAVTAIAEGDIERARGIDARYEQAEKLFYLFLRLVFATYRNPRLNRAVGLETGFPLIGYRSVAQDVMLMADIAREIGTLVPTGDGTATDAVTAEQLRELGSALDDAASTTVAAVTTADYEATEEARERFSIVDDRIDALNDHLMAERPEPLLALQRAVVLLERSTRHARDSLAVATHLAFRADPDLVTSE from the coding sequence ATGAAACGGAAGGTCCAGCAGCTCGGGTCGTCGACACTGGCCGTGACCGTCCCTGCCGAGTGGGCGCGTTATCACGACATCGAAAAGGGCGACGAGATCATCGTCCAGCGCGACGAGAACGGAGGGTCGCTCCTGCTGGTCCCCGAACAGCCGACGATCGAGGACACGGAAGCGACCATCGACGCGGACACGCTCACCGACGAGGCTCTCGAACGCGCGGTCGTGACCCAGTACGTACTCGGGCGCCAGCTCATCCGGATCGAGTCGACGACGCCACTGTCGATCGATCACCAGGACGCTATCAGACGTGCCGAGCGACGCCTCATGGGACTTGGCGTCGTCGAACAGGGCGACAGCCACGTCATGGTCAGGTGTTCGGTCGCACCCGGTGACTTCGATCTCCCGACGCTGCTTGGCCGGCTCAGCCGTACCGAGGCGATGATGCGAACCGAAGCGGTGACGGCCATCGCTGAAGGCGATATCGAGCGTGCACGGGGCATCGACGCCCGGTACGAGCAGGCCGAAAAGTTGTTCTACCTGTTTCTCCGGCTCGTGTTCGCGACGTACCGGAATCCGCGGCTCAACCGGGCTGTCGGACTCGAAACCGGGTTCCCGCTCATCGGCTACCGCTCGGTCGCTCAGGACGTGATGTTGATGGCCGACATCGCCCGCGAGATCGGGACATTGGTCCCGACGGGTGACGGGACTGCGACCGACGCTGTCACCGCCGAACAGCTACGTGAACTGGGGAGCGCACTCGACGACGCTGCATCGACGACGGTCGCTGCCGTCACGACGGCTGACTACGAAGCCACAGAGGAGGCACGCGAGCGGTTCAGTATCGTCGACGACCGTATCGACGCCCTGAACGATCACTTGATGGCCGAACGCCCCGAGCCACTGCTTGCACTCCAACGAGCGGTCGTCCTCCTCGAACGGAGTACGAGACACGCGCGGGACAGTCTCGCGGTCGCGACCCACCTGGCGTTCCGTGCTGACCCCGATCTCGTCACGAGCGAGTGA
- a CDS encoding Mov34/MPN/PAD-1 family protein, protein MPASPTSGTVLFARTPGSLTIPDELQDSIAATIAASHPHEAGGYLACTRRDDRLHATDHVPLENVAAEPRWRFVATATDRVPSEPRVFYHSHTSPSTPSGLTGVDRRNIHDPLALVVFAPHGEPYSYRLFQLGLFGWREVPVTTVGEGDAESEKLPRLM, encoded by the coding sequence ATGCCTGCGTCGCCTACGTCGGGCACTGTGCTGTTCGCCCGGACGCCCGGTTCGCTGACGATCCCCGACGAGTTGCAGGACTCGATCGCGGCCACCATTGCGGCGAGTCACCCTCACGAGGCGGGCGGGTATCTCGCCTGTACTCGACGGGACGATCGGCTGCACGCGACCGACCACGTCCCGCTTGAAAACGTCGCCGCGGAGCCACGGTGGCGGTTCGTCGCCACGGCGACCGACCGCGTCCCGTCGGAGCCGCGCGTGTTCTATCACTCGCATACGTCGCCGTCGACGCCGTCCGGTCTGACGGGCGTCGACCGCCGGAACATCCACGACCCGCTCGCGCTCGTCGTCTTCGCCCCTCACGGAGAGCCCTACAGCTATCGGCTGTTCCAGCTCGGGCTGTTCGGCTGGCGGGAAGTTCCCGTCACGACGGTCGGGGAAGGCGACGCCGAGTCGGAGAAACTGCCGCGGCTCATGTAA
- a CDS encoding ABC transporter permease subunit: MATTHSGGADSNASEGFLDRLVGRFEGPNTVGNSRRFWAGFAVAVLALAAYPLAVGSYQASRFSLFLVYAFLGLSLSVVWGYAGILSFGQVVFFGFAGYTFGVVSVNFATPAGITAAFVVAVAGGALLAAVLGYFMFYGGVRNVYVTIITLVSTLVLHTFMAQTAGDAWTIGEAALGGFNGMPTIPNLALGVGGAAFTFDSMTFYYFVLALLIATYLGLRALVNSDYGRVMVAVREDEDRTRMFGYDVKRVKLAVFTLGGALAGLSGVLYASWGNYMSPGVFELTFASLPVIWVSVGGRKTLLGAVIATVGIEFFRNSLGGELAFVLVGTLLLVFILGLPGGIVPWVQEVYSKRRGETATSEPTEASTEVVDS; this comes from the coding sequence ATGGCGACCACGCACTCGGGAGGCGCGGACTCGAACGCCTCCGAGGGGTTTCTCGATCGACTCGTCGGTCGATTCGAAGGGCCAAACACCGTCGGGAACTCCCGGCGGTTCTGGGCCGGCTTTGCCGTCGCCGTCCTGGCCCTCGCGGCGTACCCGCTCGCGGTCGGCTCCTACCAGGCCTCGCGGTTCTCGCTGTTCCTGGTGTACGCCTTCCTCGGCCTCTCGCTGTCGGTCGTCTGGGGCTACGCCGGGATCCTCTCCTTTGGCCAGGTCGTCTTCTTCGGCTTCGCCGGCTACACCTTCGGCGTCGTCTCGGTCAACTTCGCAACGCCGGCGGGGATCACGGCGGCGTTCGTCGTCGCCGTCGCCGGGGGAGCGCTCCTGGCTGCGGTCCTGGGCTATTTCATGTTCTACGGGGGCGTTCGGAACGTCTACGTCACTATCATCACGCTGGTGTCGACGCTCGTGTTGCACACGTTCATGGCCCAGACCGCCGGTGACGCCTGGACGATCGGCGAGGCCGCGCTGGGCGGGTTCAACGGGATGCCGACGATCCCGAACCTCGCGCTCGGCGTCGGTGGCGCGGCGTTCACCTTCGACAGCATGACGTTCTACTACTTCGTGCTGGCGCTGTTGATCGCGACCTATCTCGGTCTGCGGGCGCTCGTCAACTCCGACTACGGCCGCGTGATGGTCGCCGTCCGGGAAGACGAAGACCGGACCCGGATGTTCGGCTACGACGTCAAACGCGTGAAACTGGCCGTCTTCACCCTCGGTGGGGCGCTGGCCGGTCTCTCGGGCGTGCTGTACGCCTCCTGGGGCAACTACATGAGCCCCGGGGTCTTCGAGTTGACCTTCGCCTCGCTGCCGGTCATCTGGGTGAGCGTCGGCGGCCGGAAGACGCTGCTCGGTGCGGTGATCGCCACCGTCGGCATCGAGTTCTTCCGGAACTCCTTGGGCGGGGAACTCGCGTTCGTCCTCGTCGGCACGCTCCTGTTGGTTTTCATCCTCGGCCTGCCAGGCGGGATCGTCCCGTGGGTCCAAGAGGTCTACTCGAAGCGACGCGGTGAAACGGCGACCTCGGAACCGACCGAGGCGTCGACGGAGGTAGTCGACTCATGA
- a CDS encoding agmatinase family protein has protein sequence MSDERTGEDIYGEKHKHANEPIFSGIPTFLKLPEADRDELDEEDVDISILGAPLDTATTIRPGTRYGPRAVRAASTVPSPPYQHFNIETGVDPFDTFSVADTGDAQVSPGDTRQSQLNIEDAVYEISEQATPIVIGGDHSISYPDIKGWAEANGYEDIGLIHFDCHADTGEDGLTGFEYDHGAWVKRVYDEGIMDGENYTLIGPRGFWPGPDTYEDMREADMKWYTAMEVGGMDLDEIVQDAVERATDGTDAVWVSFDVDVMEPAYAPGTGEPEPGGLTPREAIYMIRETVKALDPENFGFDVVEVSPAYDVSDSSSYNGGITSGLANRLIIEVMGSMALASKGLEEGSPIKPKEPLGPTGQAETPADD, from the coding sequence ATGTCAGACGAACGCACCGGCGAAGATATCTACGGCGAGAAGCACAAACACGCGAACGAACCGATCTTCAGTGGTATTCCGACGTTCCTCAAACTCCCCGAAGCAGACCGGGACGAACTCGACGAGGAGGACGTCGATATCAGCATCCTGGGAGCGCCACTGGACACCGCAACCACGATCCGACCCGGTACCCGGTACGGACCCCGTGCCGTCCGTGCCGCCTCGACGGTCCCGTCACCGCCCTACCAACATTTCAACATCGAGACCGGCGTCGACCCCTTCGATACGTTCAGCGTCGCTGACACCGGTGATGCTCAGGTCTCCCCCGGCGATACGCGCCAGAGTCAGCTCAACATCGAGGACGCCGTCTACGAGATCAGCGAGCAGGCGACTCCCATCGTCATCGGGGGTGACCACTCCATCTCGTACCCCGACATCAAGGGCTGGGCCGAGGCCAACGGCTACGAGGACATCGGGCTGATCCACTTCGACTGTCACGCCGACACAGGTGAGGACGGTCTGACCGGTTTCGAGTACGACCACGGCGCCTGGGTCAAACGCGTCTACGACGAGGGGATCATGGACGGCGAGAACTACACGCTGATCGGCCCGCGGGGCTTCTGGCCCGGTCCGGATACCTACGAGGACATGCGCGAGGCCGACATGAAGTGGTACACCGCGATGGAGGTCGGTGGGATGGACCTCGACGAGATCGTCCAGGACGCGGTCGAACGCGCGACCGACGGGACCGACGCCGTCTGGGTCTCCTTCGACGTGGACGTGATGGAACCGGCCTACGCCCCGGGAACCGGCGAACCCGAACCCGGCGGACTCACTCCGCGCGAGGCCATCTACATGATCCGGGAGACCGTCAAGGCGCTTGACCCCGAGAACTTCGGGTTCGACGTGGTCGAGGTCTCGCCGGCCTACGACGTCAGCGACTCCAGTTCTTACAACGGCGGTATCACGAGCGGGCTCGCCAACCGCCTCATCATCGAAGTGATGGGAAGTATGGCGCTCGCCAGCAAGGGCCTCGAAGAGGGGTCGCCGATCAAACCGAAGGAACCGCTCGGGCCGACCGGCCAGGCCGAGACACCGGCCGACGACTGA
- a CDS encoding hemolysin family protein has protein sequence MVNVALSLAQVVVALVLVVLNGFFVAAEFAFVRIRGTSVEQLAEEGRTGAGTLQEVMANLDDYLATTQLGITIASLGLGWVGEPAVASLIEPVLAPVLPMSLVHLVAFAIGFSVITFLHVVFGELAPKTLAIARTERLSLFLAPPMKLFYYVLYPGIVVFNGAANAFTRALGVPPASETDETLGERELLRVLTRSGEEGDIDLEEVTMIERVFDLDDVVVREVMVPRPDVVSVSAATSLADLQSIVLETGHTRYPVLAADDSDQVIGFVDVKDVLRAEVEDGDAESAGDIARDIVVVPETMALSDLLRQFREDQQQMAAVIDEWGAFEGIATVEDVVEALVGDLRDEFDVDEREPSIRRRDDDGYDVDGGVPLSRINELIQGEFTSEEVETIGGLVLEHLDRVPERGDRVEVAGYVVEVTGVQGTRISTVRVHEQETDDPEMD, from the coding sequence ATGGTAAACGTCGCACTCTCGCTGGCGCAGGTCGTCGTTGCGCTGGTACTCGTGGTACTCAACGGCTTCTTCGTCGCCGCGGAGTTCGCCTTCGTACGGATACGGGGAACATCGGTCGAGCAACTCGCCGAGGAGGGTCGGACCGGCGCGGGGACACTCCAAGAAGTGATGGCGAACCTCGACGACTACCTCGCGACGACGCAACTCGGCATCACCATCGCCTCGCTCGGGTTGGGGTGGGTCGGCGAACCAGCCGTTGCGTCGCTCATCGAGCCCGTGCTGGCGCCGGTTCTCCCGATGAGTCTCGTTCACCTCGTCGCGTTCGCGATCGGGTTCAGTGTCATCACGTTCCTCCACGTCGTCTTCGGTGAACTCGCGCCGAAGACCCTCGCAATCGCCCGAACAGAGCGACTCTCTCTGTTCCTCGCCCCGCCGATGAAACTCTTCTACTACGTCCTCTATCCGGGGATCGTCGTCTTCAACGGGGCTGCCAACGCGTTCACACGGGCGCTCGGCGTTCCCCCCGCGTCCGAGACGGACGAGACGCTCGGCGAGCGGGAACTCCTCCGGGTGCTGACGCGCTCGGGCGAGGAAGGGGACATCGATCTCGAAGAAGTGACGATGATCGAGCGGGTCTTCGACCTCGACGACGTCGTCGTACGGGAGGTCATGGTTCCACGACCGGACGTGGTGAGTGTCTCGGCTGCTACCTCGCTCGCCGACCTCCAGTCGATCGTCCTCGAAACCGGGCATACGCGGTATCCAGTGCTTGCTGCCGACGACAGCGATCAGGTGATCGGATTCGTCGATGTCAAGGACGTACTCCGAGCGGAGGTAGAGGACGGTGACGCCGAGTCGGCCGGTGATATCGCCCGGGATATCGTCGTCGTCCCCGAGACGATGGCGCTGAGCGACCTCCTGAGACAGTTCAGAGAGGACCAACAACAGATGGCCGCAGTGATCGACGAGTGGGGGGCGTTCGAAGGGATTGCGACGGTTGAAGACGTCGTCGAGGCGCTCGTCGGCGACCTCCGGGACGAGTTTGATGTGGACGAACGTGAACCATCGATTCGCCGGCGTGACGACGACGGGTACGACGTTGACGGTGGCGTCCCGTTGTCCCGGATCAACGAGCTGATCCAGGGAGAGTTCACGAGTGAAGAGGTCGAAACGATCGGTGGACTGGTACTCGAACACCTCGACCGTGTGCCGGAACGTGGCGATCGCGTCGAGGTCGCCGGGTACGTCGTTGAAGTGACGGGCGTCCAGGGGACGCGAATTTCGACGGTCCGGGTCCACGAGCAGGAGACGGACGATCCAGAGATGGACTGA
- a CDS encoding ABC transporter ATP-binding protein: protein MSTNDAAGNPNVRQTAAELATGDRTDTLLATDGLEKQFGGFTAIDEVDFSVEAGELRCLIGPNGAGKSTLLKLITGTYAPTDGDLYYDGHEITDEEPQDRVKRGISMKFQVPSVYGELTVRENARLPIQRFADGDERRRRVDEAIEAAGLAGYEEVDASALSHGQQQQLEIGMAASLEPDLLLLDEPVAGLDVAEREAIAERVTRLNEEEGIAFVVIEHDTDFVAEIADEVTVLHNGEVFREGPIEEIESDPAVQRIYLGESDR from the coding sequence ATGAGCACGAACGACGCGGCGGGCAACCCGAACGTCCGCCAGACGGCCGCGGAACTCGCAACGGGTGATCGAACGGATACGCTGTTGGCGACCGACGGACTGGAGAAGCAGTTCGGCGGGTTCACCGCCATCGACGAGGTAGATTTCAGCGTCGAAGCCGGCGAACTCCGGTGTCTTATCGGCCCGAACGGCGCCGGCAAGTCGACGCTGCTGAAACTGATCACCGGCACGTACGCGCCGACCGACGGGGACCTCTACTACGACGGCCACGAGATTACCGACGAGGAACCACAGGACCGCGTGAAACGCGGCATCAGCATGAAGTTCCAGGTGCCGTCGGTGTACGGCGAACTCACCGTCCGTGAGAACGCCCGGCTGCCGATCCAGCGGTTCGCCGACGGCGACGAGCGGCGACGGCGTGTCGACGAGGCCATCGAAGCGGCCGGACTCGCCGGCTACGAGGAGGTCGACGCCAGCGCGCTCTCACACGGCCAGCAACAGCAACTGGAGATCGGAATGGCCGCGTCCCTGGAGCCCGACCTCCTCTTGCTCGACGAACCCGTCGCCGGCCTCGACGTTGCCGAACGCGAGGCCATCGCCGAGCGGGTCACCCGACTCAACGAGGAGGAGGGGATCGCCTTCGTCGTCATCGAACACGACACCGACTTCGTCGCGGAGATCGCCGACGAAGTGACCGTCCTGCACAACGGCGAGGTGTTCCGCGAGGGGCCGATCGAGGAGATCGAGTCCGATCCGGCTGTCCAACGGATCTACCTGGGGGAGAGCGACCGATGA
- a CDS encoding ABC transporter ATP-binding protein, with amino-acid sequence MTDPILELQGVTAAYDSTPILREVDLSVQSGEIVGVMGKNGVGKTTLMKTVIGLLEPVYGTVSYDGTDVTGHDADERARAGIGYIPQGRDVFPKLTVEQNIKMGETVNADSSETLYDEIYDYFPILEERASQQAGTLSGGQQQMLAIARALVSNPDLLLLDEPSEGIQPSIVDQISQDMQTINEELGTTILFVEQNLGVIREMADRCYAMERGEIVDEVGSATLADEDAIAEYLAV; translated from the coding sequence ATGACCGATCCGATCCTCGAACTCCAGGGCGTGACCGCCGCCTACGACTCGACGCCGATCCTCCGGGAGGTCGACCTCTCGGTCCAGTCTGGCGAGATCGTCGGCGTCATGGGGAAAAACGGCGTCGGCAAGACGACCCTGATGAAGACGGTAATCGGCCTGCTCGAACCCGTCTACGGCACCGTCAGCTACGACGGCACCGACGTGACCGGTCACGACGCCGACGAGCGCGCCCGTGCTGGCATCGGCTACATCCCGCAGGGCCGGGACGTCTTCCCGAAACTCACCGTCGAGCAGAACATCAAGATGGGCGAGACCGTCAACGCCGACAGCTCGGAGACGCTGTACGACGAAATCTACGACTACTTCCCGATCCTCGAAGAGCGAGCCAGCCAACAAGCCGGGACGCTCTCGGGGGGCCAACAGCAGATGCTCGCCATCGCGCGGGCGCTGGTCTCGAACCCCGACCTGCTGTTGCTCGACGAGCCGAGCGAGGGAATTCAACCCTCGATCGTCGATCAGATCAGCCAGGACATGCAGACGATCAACGAGGAACTCGGGACGACGATCCTCTTCGTCGAACAGAACCTCGGCGTCATCCGCGAGATGGCAGACCGCTGTTACGCGATGGAACGGGGCGAGATCGTCGACGAGGTCGGCTCCGCGACGCTGGCCGACGAGGACGCGATCGCCGAGTATCTGGCCGTCTGA